Genomic segment of Arachis hypogaea cultivar Tifrunner chromosome 11, arahy.Tifrunner.gnm2.J5K5, whole genome shotgun sequence:
ACCTGCCAGTGGACATAATTGTGTTTCCTTTTCAGGAGCAAAATTTGGTGGTTCACCCAACACCACCAACGTCTGCTGTCTTTGCCTGCTGTTTCACAAATTCCTTTTCTTCGATTCTACCTGCTGCTATTCTGTCCTGTGCTATCCGGTTCTACCCTAATTTCCACCTTCTTTTAGGTTGTCTTTTTTTTCCTACCCTATTTTGTTGTTTTACCGTTATCTCTTGAATGATTTAATTGCTGCTGCTGCTAGGTCCCAAATCTGTTtgattatatcaatttaattcttGCTAAATGATGATTGTGCTGAATTTGTGGTTAAATGGTTGCATGgcaattacaatttttttgtctgtaatttttACAGTTATTTTGGTTTAGTTGTTTGAGCTGGTAGCAGTGTTGTGCTAACTGTTAAGAATCATTTAATACATGGATTAATTCTGGAATCTCGATAAACAAACCTATAAACAAACCTTTTCATATTTGCTCAGGGGCTGTTATTTCCAACAAGGTATGGAAGTTAAGATGGAAATGAAGGTGGAAGATGCATATAGGAAGTCAATGGAGACAGTGTTGAATTGGATACAAGATACTGTAGATCTTAACAAGAGTCAAGTTTTCTTTCGTACATATGCACCCGTGCACTTCAGGTTTGTAATTTGTTGCAACAATTGTTATGATTTATATTTTGCCTTCCAAGTTTTACATATATTTATCCAATAATGTATGAATAGAAGTGGAGATTGGAGAAGCGGTGGAAGTTGTCATTTGAAAACACTGCCAGAGCTTAACTTGTCATTAGTGCCTAATGATAACTGGTCACAATTCAAAATAGGCAATTCATTGCTATCATCACATAAAAACAGCACTGAACTTGTCAAGTTGAAAATATTGAATATAACAGAGATGACAGCTCAGAGAAAAGATGGACACTCATCAATCTACTATCTTGGTCCGAATGGCAGCACGGCGGCACTCCATCGGCAAGATTGCAGCCACTGGTGTCTGTCTGGTGTACCTGATACATGGAATGAGCTGCTTTATGCAATGTTCATGAAACATGAAGGCTTCTCATAGCAAGGAACTTCAAAGAGTCATGGAAGCATTATATACAgcaattcttttttatttgtcttgGGCAGCAAGGACTCGCAAATTGTTCTCAGCAGTCTCAAAAAGACGCTAACACGTAGGCTAGAATTATGTATtcatttaaagaaattatttagtataattatgtatttatttttattttataatattcaattcattcaaataaaaatgcaaaattattatacatgtaataattaatcatattactaaatattaggttttagaaaaaaattattagaatatatatatatatatatatatatatatatagaaaataaaaaaaaataatgagggacctaaggctacacttatatacagtagctatagtatacaaaaaaaaaagagggatctagggctacgcttataaaaagtagctatggtatacaatgtggctacgctttacaagtgatgcagtagcgttgaaaagcgtagcctattctagaaaaatgaaagctgaaaagcgtagcctttgatccTGGACAgaatcacttgaaaagcgtagcctattcccaaacgccaaaagcgtagcccttggtgcagaaaagcgtagcctttgagaataggcaacggccgaataggaatcaccccaaaaagcgtagccgtagcccaaaaagcgtagccgttagcctaaggcatcattttttttttcacttttagctatacttttcaagtgtacctgaatgggtgtttttcttgtagtgtgaggtttatccctgaaccaaggtcacacagagccttaaagatcctagtgcctatagtacaaggtatcatggactttccaggatcctatctcttctgaggcaatgtcagttgatccagatcacttagttcattgatgaacaaaggaggttccacttcccaagtatcaatgccaaataatttggcatttagcttcatgattgcaccaagaaacttggcagtttgctcttcaataacatccttattctcttcagaagaggaatactcatcagagctcatgaatggcataaggaggtttaatggaatctctatggtctctagatgagcctctgAGTCCCTTGGTtgctcagagggaagctccttattgatcactggacgtcccaggaggtcttcctccttgggattcacgtcctcctctccctctttgggttcggccattttgcttatgtcaatggccttgcactctccttttggattctcttctgtattgcttgggagagtactgggagggatttcaatgatccttttactcagctggcctacttgtgcttccaaatttctaatggaagatcttgtttcattcatgaaacttacagtggccttagatagatcagagactaagtttgctaaattagaagtattttgttcagaattctctgtctgttgctgagtggatgatggaaaaggtttactattgttaaacctatttcttccaccattattaaagccttgttgaggcttttgatccttccatgagaaatttggatgatttctccatgatgagttataggtgtttccataaggtttacctaagtaattcacctctgctattgcagggttctcaggatcataagcttcttcttcagaagatgcctcttgagcactgttggatgcagcttgcattccattcagactttgggaaatcatattgacttgctgagtcaatattttgttctaagccaatatggcattcagagtatcaacttcaagaactcccttcttcataggcgtcccattactcacaggattcctctcagaagtgtacatgaactggttattagcaaccatgtcaatgagttcttgagcttctgcaggcattttctttaggtgaatggatccagctgcagaagtatccaatgacatctttgatagctcagataaaccatcatagaatatatccaggatggtccattctgaaagcatgtcagaaggacactttttggtcagtcctttgtatctctcccaagcttcatagagggattcaccttctttctgtctgaaggtctaaacgtccactctaagtttactaagcctttgaggaggaaagaacttggctaagaaagccttgaccagcttatcccaagagttcaggctatccttaggttgagagtccaaccacactctagctctgtctcttacagcaaaagggaaaagcatgagcctgtagacttcaggatctactccattagtcttgacagtatcacagatctgcaagaattcagttaagaactgaaaaggatcttcagatggaagtccatgaaacttgcagttctgctgcatcagagaaactaattgaggtttcagctcaaagttgtttgctccaatggcaggaatggagatgcttcttccatgtaaattggaatttggtgcagtaaagtcaccaagcattctccttgcattgttgttgggttcggctgccatctcctttacttgttcgaaattttcaatcaagttgtctctggattgttgtaatttagcttcccttaatttcctcttcagagtcctttcaggttctggatcagcttcaacaagaattcctttttctttgtccctgctcataagaaagagaagagaaaaagaaaagaagaggaatcctctatgtcacagtaaagaggttccttattgttagtagaaaagaagaagagaaaaatctaaactcagaaagagagagagagggttcggatttttggtgggtgagggagagatgttagtagatgaataaataaatagaataagatgagagaggaaaatttcgaaaataattttttgaaaaagagttagtgattttttaaaatagtttttgaaaaaggttagtagtttttttttcgaaaaaaaaaattaaaataataaaaaaagaaatttttgaaaaagggggaagatattttcgaaaattagagagagagagagagttagttaggtagttttgaaaaagataagaaacaaacaaaaagttagttagttagttgaaacaaatttgaaaatcaattttgaaaagataagaagttaggaagttagaagagatattttgaaatcaaattttgaaaaagataagatgagatgatatttttgaaaagatatgattgaaattggttttgaaaaagatttgatttttaaaatcacaattaatgacttgattcacaagaaatcacaagatatgattctagaacttaaagtttgaatctttcttaacaagtaagtaacaaacatgaaatttttgaatcaaaacattaattgttattgttattttcgaaaatttgatataaaaataagaaaaaaatttttgaaaaatatttttggaattttcaaaaataactaagaaatttgaaaaagatttgatttttgaaaaagattttgaaaaagatgagatttttaaattgaaaatttgatttgactcataaaaacaactagatttttaaaaaattttttgaaaaagtcaaatctaattttcaaaatttgatgagagaaaaagagaaagatattttttttatttttgaatttttaatgatgagagagaaaaacaagaaaaatgatgcaatgcatgaaatttttagattaaaacaatgaatgcatgcaagaatgctatgaatgtcaagatgaacaccaagaacactttgaatgtcaagatgaacaccaagaacatgattttgaaaaatttttaatgaaaagaaaacatgcaagacaccaaacttagaattctttaatgcttaggcactaagaattcaggaatgcatatgaaaaacaagaaaagacacaaaacatgcaaatgcaaagatcaaacaagaagacttaccaagaacaacttgaagatcatgaagaacactatgaatgcatgaaaattttcgaaaaaatgcaagatgcacatgcaattgacaccaaacttataacatgactcaagactcaaacaagaaacatgaaaaatattttttatttttatgattttctaatttttttgtattattttttttccattcgaaaattagtgtgaaaaagaaaaataagtattccaaaatttttaatatgaattccaggaatcttgcattcttagtctaaagcttcagtccaggaattagacatggctcactagccagccaagctttcaatgaaagctccggtccaaaacactagacatggccaatggccagccaagcttcagcaagatatcagaatatactgctcattacttatcaaatatgtaacttgcctctatgctgatggtttggaagcctcagtccaaaagaatttagacatggctttgcagccagccaggcttcacatgcttcatgaaacactagaattcattcttaaaaattctgaagaaaaaatatatttttgaaaatatttttatttttttttcgaaaacaaaggagaaatttttgaaagatttttgaaaaattgttgaaaagaaaacaaaaagaaaattacctaatctgagcaacaagatgaaccgtcagctgtccaaactcgaacaatccccggcaatggcgccaaaaacttggtgcgcagaaattgtgattacactttgattatgtaaaatttatcgctctttctttccctggcaacggcgccaaaaacttggtgcgcagaaattgtgattacactttgattatataaaattcatcgctctttctttccctggtaatggcgccaaaaacatgatgccaataccatggttcacaacttcgcacaactaaccagcaagtgcactgggtcgtccaagtaataccttacgtgagtaagggtcgaatcccacggagattgttggtatgacgcaagctatggtcaccttgtaaatctcagtcaggcggatataaaataataagggagttttcgaaattaaataataaaagagggatagaaatacttatgtaattcattggtgagaatttcagataagtgaatagagatgcttttcgttcctctgaacctctgctttcctactatcttcatccaatcagtcttactcctttccatggctggctttatgtgatacattaccattgtcaatggctactttcggtcttctctcgggaaaatgatccaaatgccctgtcacagcacggctaatcgtctggaggcatcacccttgtcaatggcttcatcttatcctctcagtgaaaatggtcaatgcaccctgtcacagcacggctattcatctgtcggttctcgatcatactgaaataggatttactatccttttgcgtctgtcactacgcccagcaatcgtgagtttggagctcgtcacattcattcattcattgaatcctactcggaataccacagacaaggtttagactttctggattctcttgaatgccgccatcattctagcttacaccacgaagattccgattaagagatctaagagatacacattcagtcgaaggtagaacggaagtggttgtcaggcacgcgttcatagggaatgatgatgattgtcacgttcatcacattcaggttgaagtgcgaatgaatatcttggaagcgaaataagatgaattgaatagaaaacagtagtactttgcattaatctttgaggaacagcagagctccacaccttaatctatgaagtgtagaaactctaccgttgaaaatacataagtgataatggagttcattggtctcggccccagaaaggaaccggagtaaccaagactactatgatccgaagataaaactcaggatgtcaaatacaatagtgaaatgtcctatttataataaactagctactaggttttacagaagtaagtaattgatgcataaatccacttccggggcccacttggtgtgtgcttgggctgagctttgagtgttgcacgtgtagaggtccttcttggagttgaacgccagcttttgtgccagtttgggcgttcaactctggttttggatccttttctggttttggatccttttttggaaagccctggatgtctactttccaacgcaattggaagcgtgccatttcgagttttgtagctccagaaaatccactttgagtgcagggaggtcagaatccaacagcatcagcagtccttcttcaacctctgaatctgatttttgctcaagtccctcaatttcagccagaaaatacctgaaatcacagaaaaacacacaaactcatagtaaagtccagaaatgtgaatttaacataaaaactaatgaaaacatccctaaaagtaactagatcctactaaaaacatactaaaaaccatgtcaaaaagcgtataaattatccactcatcaattattcttcttctatcttttctcttgattttacttgaaagctttcgatcttcatccaattgggtagttatcttggaaaagaagctattcaaacttggatctcttctaaaccttgaaagaggaatgcagagatcatgctagaaatgctttctcatgctggagcaaattgggtttggatggatatgtgactataatcctctcaacacttgatttgggaaatgcatgtggtataattagtaaccatacttcatctcttctcatgcgcaattgaccaaggaattggctattgatcaagatttgagagattgaattacaaggaattgtaattcgatcacttaagattgccaaggagatcaatgagtgcattgattgaggaagagatgaaaatgaaattgatctggagaatgcaacatctcctgagcccaatgaactccccatttctgatcttacccattctctttaatttctgtcatttacttttttgagcaattaccccattcccatttaagattctgcaatttactttccatcatctacattcagctctttatttctagcatttacttttctgttatttactttcccgccatttaattttctgcaattctcaactcaaattctgattcgctcaactagaacattcctctaattaaagttgcttgatcaatcaatccctgtgggattcgacctcactctattgtgagtttttacttgacgacaaatttggtacacttgccgaaggaaatttgttatgagacaagttttccatgcatcaatgcaccttccaacgtgtgcgttcgcacaggtgtgtgcgtgcgcacagcttgcaAAACCTTGTTGGTTGTGTGTGCGTACAGGTCATGCTAGCGCTCCCAACAGCAAGCCTTCccctgtgtgtgcgtacgcacaaggttgtgcgtatgcacgggttcaaaaactcacaagggtgtgcgtgcgcacacaaaccataAATCACAAATTTTGCAGcattcacagaattcagatttcaacaccaaattttgaatgatcataacttcgtCTACAAAAATCCATTTCCTACAAATTTTATATCCACTTAAAGATTTTTCAATATGTAAGAATCGCGAATTAATTAACCGATTTATTtacgtaaaataataataatttaattgtccgAAATGggttcaaaattttagaatattaattagaaaatataaatatgatttttggatgcagtagatttttctgagtcagaaaatgtattttctacgaaaaattgagaaaaatcGTGAACTGGcagccgaaccggttgaaccggtttaaGTCTGCCCGATActgtgcgaaaaaaaaaatttaaaacagctgaaaaccttagaaaatcttagaaatagaaaaccgggcgttaattttaaaggtttggcccgaagttgggccaaatgggctaaaaacgctaatggATTGGACTAGTCCCAAgttccaagcccaacatatataagtcatttaagtgaACCCTTTTCAGCCATAAACCACTCACACAACATAAACACCAGCTgcatgagaagagagaaagagaagtggAAAACACTATTCACTTCTCACTTCAAGTCGTgatatctcgagctacggtgctccgattcgcttgctgatgagcggataatttatacgctttttggcatcatttttatatagtttttagtatgatttagttagtttttagtataattttattagtttttaaataaaaataacatttctggactttactatgagtttgtgtgtttttctgtgatttcaggtattttctggctgaaattgagagacttgagcaaaaattagattcagaggttgaagaagaactgcagatgctgttggattctgacctccctgcactcaaagtggattttctggagctacagaactccaaatggcacgctctcaattgcgttggaaagtagacatccagggctttccggcaatatataatagtctatactttttccgagtttaaatgacgcaaactggcgttcaacaatgtgcaagacctcttgggacgttcagtgaccaataaggagtttccctttgaggaaccaaaggaatctgaggctcatctagagaccatagagattctattgaacctacttctgcccttcatgagctctgatgagtattcttcttctgaagagaatgaagacatcactgaagagcaagttgctaagtaccttggtgcaatcatgaagctaaatgccaaattatttggtaatgagacttgggaagatgaacctcccttgctcaccaatgaactgaatgcattggataggcagaaattacctcaaaagaaataggatcctggtaaattcctaattccctgtaacataggcaccatgacctttgagaaggctctgtgtgacctggggtcaggaataaacttaatgccactctctgtaatggagaaacttgggatctttgaggtgcaagctgccagaatctctttagagatggcagacaactcaagaaaacaggcttatggacaagtagaggacgtgttagtaaaggttgaaggcctttacatccctgctgatttcataatcctagacactgggaaggatgaggatgaatccatcatccttggaagacccttcctagccacaacaagagctgtgattgatgtggacagaggagagttggtccttcaactgaatgaggacaaccttgtgtttgaaacttaaggatctccttctgtaaccatggagaggaagcatgaaaagcttctctcactgcagagtcaaccaaagcccccacagtcaaactttaagtttggtgttgggaggccataaccaaactctaagtttggtgttgaacccccacattcaaactctaagtttggtattaggaggttccaaccttgctctgattatctgtgaggctccatgagagctcactgtcaagctactgacattaaagaagcgcttgttgggaggcaacccaatgttatttaattatatctattttatttttatttttatttcatgttttattaggttgataatcatgtggagtcataaaaactactgaaaaatcaaaaacagaatgaaaaaaacagcattaaaaatagcacaccctggaggaggagcattctggcatttaaacgccaaaaacaagcatctgtctggagtttaacgctagaaacaagcatctacctggcgttaaacgccagaaataggctatatttgggcgtttaacgtccgaaacaagcagcagtctggcgttaaatgctaggattgcacagcaagggcgttttacatgctTAATTGGAGCAgagatgttaagtccttggccccactggatctgtggaccccacaggatacccacctaccccacctcttcttctctcctcttcacacctttccataacactcttccacaaatacccttcaccaattagctcattctctcttccccatcacctcttcaccactctccCCTCCCAAACCTACCCACacatggccgaaccactcacctccctccatctcctccattttcttcttcttctactaccttctctcttcttttgctcggggacgagcaaaccttctaagtttggtgtggtaaaagcattgcttttttgtttttccataaccactaatgcctcaagggatgcacttccctccataaaactattgggagcaaatcaacactttcctaggagaattaagttccaatatgggacaactaaggatggagccccaagagcactccatcatcctccatgagattagagaagatcaaagagctataagggaggaacaacaaagacaaggaagagacatagaggagctcaagagcaccattggttcttcaagaagaggaagacgccaccctcaataaggtggacccgttccttaatctccttgttcttattttcctgtttttcggtttttgagccttatgttttatttatgtttgtgtctttactatatgatcattagtgtctaagtgtctatgtcttaaagctatgaatgtcctatgaatccatcatctctcttaaatgaaaactgttctaaaaacaaaagaacaagaagtacatggtttcgaattcatccttgaaactagtttaattattttgatgtggtgacaatactttttgttttctgaatgaatgcttgaacagtgcatatatcttttgatattatggtttatgaatgttaaatatgttggcttttgaaagaatgatgaaaaaggagacatgttatttgataatctgaaaaatcataaaattgattcttgaagcaagaaaaagcagtgaatacaaaagcttgcgaaaaaaaaagaaaagaaaaatggtgaaaaaaaagagaaagaaaaagaaaaagcatgcagaaaaagccaaaagctctttaaaccaagaggcaagagcaaaaagccaatagccctgaaaaccaaaaggcaagagtaataaaaaggatctaaggctttgagcatcagtggataggagggctgatgagaattggattcttccccccaccttattaacctctaactatgaaggtaagtaaagtggacaaattaattccaatttttaatcaacaatgagtttgataactcaagagttaccaatttctcaaccaaagccaaaagagagaaattctacttgaatggaaataatttggataaacacagggcattaataaattaaagagagcaatcatgagtctgaaatacttcgaattatattaaataaaatgtttaaatcataacatgggaattcataaattaaattggaaaaataaaaataaataaaaataaagaacctgggattgagagtcactcctaaaactaagagaaattctaaatcttaatcctaagagagaggagagaacctctctctctaaaaactacatctactcctaaaattgtgaatatgagagccttcTTTTGAATGGATacagtcccccactttatagcctataatctgtattttctaggccacaaactgggtcagaaacagtccagaattcgctggtttcggattttgccacgctggtttttcgtccctgcgacgcggccgcatggatcacgcggtcgcgtcacctagcgtcatgggaactataacatattatatatcaaattgaagccccggacgttagctttctaacgcaactggaaccgcgtcgtttggacctctgtagctaaagttatagccgtttgagtgtagagaggtcaggctggacagcttaacaatttctccaacttcttgcattccttccacttttgcatgctttcttcccatcctccaagccattcctgccttataatatctgaaaacacttaaaacacatatcaaggcatctaatggtaataagagaggattaataataagcaaatataagat
This window contains:
- the LOC112721443 gene encoding protein trichome birefringence-like 11, which codes for MEMKVEDAYRKSMETVLNWIQDTVDLNKSQVFFRTYAPVHFRSGDWRSGGSCHLKTLPELNLSLVPNDNWSQFKIGNSLLSSHKNSTELVKLKILNITEMTAQRKDGHSSIYYLGPNGSTAALHRQDCSHWCLSGVPDTWNELLYAMFMKHEGFS